A portion of the Stigmatella aurantiaca DW4/3-1 genome contains these proteins:
- a CDS encoding galactose oxidase-like domain-containing protein has protein sequence MHCTVRIWMAALTLGATACASQEAPLLETEASNEVGVNSLALGGLPAHAKWSGLVTLPLVPGAAANLPDGTVVFWAAYDNDDFRIPGTNTVTVFFNPQTGTLSGVQNSNTGHDMFCPGTTNLPDGRILVNGGSTNNKTSIYDWRTGVWTTSGEMSIARGYQANTLLADGSVLTLGGSWAGDRMQSKDAEVWSAGTWRRLPHLVLDDSFNATAPSDAKYLDNHMWLFPMSNGRVLHAGPSVQMHWLDLVGDGAVEPIGPRGTDASSLNGSVAMYDVDKILKVGGARDYGSDAEPYAGLNATNTAHVLELNAAGRLTITQNASMTYARVFAHAVVLPTGQVVVVGGSTRPKLFSDDYAVLAPEIWDPVTRTFATLPAHARARPYHSVALLLTDGRVLVAGGGLGPNASNANHPDLEILSPPYLFNNDGTPAARPAIVSAPSNASHGATISITTDRAVSSFALVRMSSDTHSINNDQRRIPLTFSTIGTNTYQLNIPANRNAVLPGSYMLFAMMTSGTPSIAKVIQLGTTLTPARPAQPPDTYVWRFYTNPATSGRPNARSAYYYVATPTQAQPTPPVGYVLDTTTPSFMFQAWRTGGDGRVAIQLCRSGTNSHWLGNGCNGDTPVQTLFYAYAEPLRGSTKVLHYVSTAWGGKLIIPYTAQTKAQIDALDANAPTDPWAPWINRSPNDRLVPFYVSSTVADRYVWRFFSQPGMRPDVRSDYAYLTTPTQTAPTAPYSYTLDTTTYGAHMFRAWSTPGAERVPIYHCLSYGQRHWLGYGCTGDIPMSILFYAYPNSTAEGNVKSLHYLSMLWGGKLIIPSYSGTAAQIDGLDAATGEWDAWINRTTINRLVPYWVAGP, from the coding sequence ATGCACTGCACTGTGCGGATCTGGATGGCAGCCCTTACGTTGGGCGCGACGGCTTGCGCCTCGCAAGAAGCTCCTCTGCTTGAAACAGAAGCAAGTAATGAAGTCGGTGTGAACTCCTTGGCGCTTGGGGGCTTGCCAGCTCACGCCAAGTGGTCGGGCCTCGTTACCCTTCCGCTCGTACCTGGCGCGGCAGCCAACTTACCGGACGGCACGGTCGTCTTCTGGGCGGCGTACGACAATGACGACTTCCGCATCCCAGGCACGAATACGGTCACTGTGTTCTTCAACCCACAGACGGGAACGCTCAGCGGGGTGCAAAACTCGAACACGGGACATGACATGTTTTGCCCGGGAACGACGAACCTGCCCGACGGCCGCATCCTCGTGAACGGAGGTAGTACCAACAACAAGACGAGCATCTACGATTGGCGTACGGGCGTATGGACGACATCGGGGGAGATGTCAATCGCACGCGGCTATCAGGCCAATACACTGCTGGCGGATGGGAGCGTGCTCACGCTGGGCGGCTCGTGGGCCGGCGACAGAATGCAATCCAAGGACGCGGAGGTCTGGTCGGCCGGAACCTGGCGGCGGTTGCCGCACCTAGTCCTCGATGATTCGTTCAACGCGACGGCTCCTAGCGACGCGAAATATCTCGACAATCACATGTGGCTGTTTCCCATGTCGAACGGCCGAGTTCTTCACGCTGGCCCCAGTGTGCAAATGCACTGGCTCGACCTCGTCGGCGATGGAGCCGTAGAGCCCATCGGCCCACGAGGCACCGACGCTTCATCGCTCAATGGCTCGGTGGCCATGTATGACGTCGACAAGATCCTCAAGGTTGGCGGGGCGCGCGACTATGGCTCTGATGCGGAACCGTACGCGGGACTCAATGCGACCAACACTGCTCATGTCCTCGAGCTGAACGCGGCGGGGCGCTTAACGATCACGCAGAACGCTTCGATGACCTATGCGCGTGTGTTCGCGCATGCAGTCGTGTTGCCAACAGGCCAAGTTGTCGTCGTAGGTGGGTCAACAAGGCCTAAGCTCTTCTCCGACGATTACGCAGTGCTGGCTCCGGAGATATGGGATCCGGTAACGAGAACTTTCGCCACACTTCCCGCGCATGCCCGCGCGCGTCCATACCACAGTGTCGCACTTCTGCTGACGGATGGGCGCGTCTTGGTTGCCGGAGGAGGCCTTGGCCCCAATGCCAGCAACGCGAACCATCCTGATTTGGAGATCCTGTCACCACCTTACCTTTTCAATAATGACGGTACTCCGGCAGCCCGTCCGGCCATTGTCAGCGCCCCCTCCAACGCGTCGCACGGCGCAACAATCAGCATCACGACAGACCGCGCAGTCAGCTCATTCGCGCTCGTGCGCATGTCCTCAGACACGCATTCGATCAACAACGATCAGCGCCGTATTCCGTTGACCTTCAGCACTATTGGCACGAACACCTACCAGCTCAACATCCCTGCCAACCGCAACGCCGTGCTGCCTGGTAGCTACATGCTCTTCGCGATGATGACGAGTGGTACACCGTCCATCGCGAAGGTGATTCAGCTAGGAACCACTCTAACACCGGCGCGTCCAGCACAGCCGCCTGATACGTACGTGTGGCGCTTCTACACCAATCCCGCGACATCCGGGCGCCCAAACGCTCGTTCAGCCTATTATTACGTGGCAACCCCTACCCAGGCCCAGCCTACGCCACCCGTTGGTTACGTGCTGGATACAACCACGCCAAGCTTCATGTTCCAGGCATGGCGCACCGGGGGCGATGGCCGGGTCGCAATTCAGCTCTGCCGCAGCGGTACCAACAGCCACTGGCTGGGCAACGGATGCAATGGTGACACGCCCGTCCAGACGTTGTTCTATGCCTATGCGGAGCCGCTGCGTGGCTCGACGAAGGTTCTCCACTATGTGAGCACTGCTTGGGGAGGCAAGCTCATCATCCCTTACACCGCCCAGACGAAGGCACAGATCGATGCTCTGGACGCGAACGCACCAACCGATCCCTGGGCGCCTTGGATCAACCGCAGTCCGAACGACAGGCTCGTACCCTTCTACGTCAGCTCCACCGTCGCGGACCGCTATGTCTGGCGCTTCTTCAGCCAACCGGGAATGAGGCCAGATGTGCGTTCGGATTATGCGTACCTAACTACACCAACGCAGACCGCACCGACAGCGCCCTATTCCTATACCCTCGATACCACAACCTACGGTGCGCACATGTTCCGAGCATGGAGCACTCCAGGGGCGGAACGAGTGCCAATTTATCACTGTCTGTCTTATGGACAGCGGCACTGGCTCGGCTACGGCTGCACGGGAGACATTCCTATGTCCATCCTTTTCTACGCTTATCCGAATAGCACCGCCGAGGGGAACGTGAAGTCACTGCACTACCTAAGCATGCTCTGGGGTGGCAAACTCATTATTCCCTCTTACTCGGGCACAGCGGCGCAGATTGACGGGCTCGATGCTGCAACGGGGGAATGGGATGCGTGGATCAACCGAACCACCATCAACCGGCTTGTACCCTACTGGGTTGCTGGCCCTTGA
- a CDS encoding SCO family protein yields the protein MSSQNQLGRRQVLLTTGGVGLTSLAGFIWHSERSRATEIARGAPTLFGSAIPEATVAKTHYPFGPVEPRLNPPSINLLGADGAESDLRLWLTGRPTAVQLVFTRCTTTCPLQGALFAVIARKLKQGARILSVSIDPEHDTPAELSAWMVRFGSNPAWYAAAPRDLTGVDVMFDFLRGRTQGIDRHSVQVYLFDTQGRLAYRTADMPSPFEVVSVLDRLA from the coding sequence ATGTCATCTCAGAACCAGTTGGGACGTCGGCAAGTCCTCCTTACAACTGGCGGCGTGGGCCTCACCTCGCTCGCGGGCTTCATATGGCACTCCGAGCGCTCAAGAGCCACCGAGATAGCGAGAGGGGCTCCCACCCTCTTCGGATCCGCTATTCCCGAAGCTACTGTGGCAAAAACTCATTATCCATTCGGGCCGGTCGAGCCGCGCCTCAATCCGCCGAGCATTAACCTGCTTGGCGCTGACGGGGCGGAGTCGGACTTACGGCTGTGGCTGACAGGAAGACCGACAGCCGTGCAACTCGTCTTCACACGATGCACCACTACATGTCCACTTCAGGGTGCCCTCTTCGCTGTGATTGCGCGCAAGCTCAAGCAAGGTGCACGCATTCTGTCAGTGTCTATTGACCCAGAACACGACACTCCAGCAGAGCTTAGCGCTTGGATGGTGCGGTTTGGTAGCAACCCCGCGTGGTACGCTGCAGCGCCTCGTGACCTGACCGGCGTAGACGTTATGTTCGACTTTCTCCGTGGGAGAACACAGGGAATCGACCGCCACAGCGTGCAGGTGTACCTCTTCGACACCCAAGGGCGGTTGGCGTACCGCACGGCGGATATGCCGTCTCCCTTCGAAGTCGTTAGCGTACTGGATAGGCTCGCCTGA
- a CDS encoding transposase, with translation MCGCPPGACASPLPTGEGTNLSDKQSGSARLRLARRPCECLRTRSARSAGEPQYRGKPRFASATYMLLNLLRHFGLKGTELARAQADTIRLKLLKVAVIVRISVSRAVLSLNAAAPVKDLFAHIAQQRLEVPTPS, from the coding sequence ATGTGTGGCTGCCCGCCAGGAGCCTGCGCTTCGCCCCTCCCGACGGGGGAAGGCACGAACCTGTCCGACAAGCAGTCAGGTTCCGCGCGGCTGCGACTTGCACGACGCCCTTGTGAATGCCTCAGAACGCGATCCGCGCGCAGTGCGGGAGAGCCCCAATACCGGGGCAAGCCCAGGTTTGCCTCCGCGACCTACATGCTGCTGAACCTACTGCGCCACTTCGGCCTGAAGGGCACCGAGTTGGCACGAGCGCAGGCAGACACCATTCGTCTGAAGCTGCTCAAGGTCGCCGTCATCGTCCGCATCAGCGTCAGCCGCGCCGTGCTCTCGCTAAACGCAGCGGCCCCAGTGAAAGACCTCTTTGCACACATCGCCCAGCAGCGACTTGAGGTCCCCACACCTTCCTGA
- the dnaE gene encoding DNA polymerase III subunit alpha, which yields MSFTHLHLHTLYSLLDGAIRMKDLIKTVKDKGMSSVAVTDHGNMFATIDFYKKAKDAGIKPIIGMEAYVAGTKGREDRSEKVAHHLILVAQNAEGYANLRYLSSTAYMDGFYYHPRIDKKVLAQHSKGLFALTACLGGEVTSACFRGDMDHARRAATEYKDIFEPGHFFLEVQSNGIPEQDKANENLKQLSRDLDIPLCATADAHYIKREDARAHELLMCIASGKTLSDGKRLRHSTDKLYVTSPQEMLEFFRDTPEAVHNTQVIADQCNLELKLGKPMLPTFKVPDSHTPDSFMAELAFEGLHERFKELHHAGAKFDPEMYRARLNLELNVIQKMGFSGYFLIVQDFINWAKKANIPVGPGRGSGAGSLVAYALRITDLDPLPYNLLFERFLNPERVSMPDFDIDFCQDRRDEVIKYVSQKYGEMNVGQIITFGSLKAKSVLRDVCRVFGLPFSEGDRIAKLVPEVLGITLKEAIEQEARLKEMMEKPSNVGEVEGKPVTTKDVLEIALALEGLHRQPGMHAAGVVIADKPLWEFVPVYQPPGEKTLITQFAKDEVEAAGLVKFDFLGLKTLTVIQNALDLINRNPPNGKKLERQDIPLHDELMWKLMADGDTAGVFQMESSGFTEMVMKLKPSCFEDVIAAGALYRPGPLDSGMVDVFINRKHGREPVTYPHPALEPVLKDTYGVIVYQEQVMQISQVLGGYTLGRADLLRRAMGKKKAEVMQAERAGFLEGCKKNNVDLKVAGEIFDLMEKFAEYGFNKSHSAAYGLITIHTAWLKAHFPVEFMAALLTSEKDNTDKVVRHIGEAREAGHQVLPPDVNQSDMAFGAVDGKIRFGLGAINGVGEGAIESIVEARKDGFFKGLFDFCERVDSRRVNKKVLEALVKAGAFDFEKRPRRQLFETIERAMNRGSASQKDKAAGQSSLFGMLAGPAAGGGGGMKDDYAQVEEWPEKERLAFEKDAIGFYVSGHPLHQYDKELKRYARPVTSVQRARRDEKITVGGIVAALRERPTKTGKRMAWVTLEDLSGSIELVCFPGKEGGRSMMGKDGKWTKGGPKPGYENWETLLKGDDPILVSGTVQISQRDEESPTAELIVEDIQSLKVVREKRTKRLELRVPADLLTEERLSKLTQLGKQYAGATPVAVSVLFPGEAEALIGGTALKVQVSDELLLAVDKLFGMRVVELG from the coding sequence ATGTCCTTTACCCATCTTCACCTGCACACCCTGTACTCACTTCTGGATGGGGCCATCCGGATGAAGGACCTCATCAAGACGGTGAAGGACAAGGGGATGTCGAGCGTGGCCGTGACGGACCACGGCAACATGTTCGCCACCATCGACTTCTACAAGAAGGCGAAGGATGCCGGCATCAAGCCCATCATCGGCATGGAGGCGTACGTCGCCGGCACCAAGGGCCGCGAGGACCGCTCGGAGAAGGTCGCCCACCACCTCATCCTGGTGGCCCAGAACGCGGAGGGCTACGCGAACCTGCGCTACCTGTCGTCCACGGCCTACATGGACGGCTTCTATTACCACCCGCGCATCGATAAGAAGGTGCTGGCCCAGCACAGCAAGGGGCTCTTCGCGCTCACCGCGTGTCTGGGCGGCGAGGTGACCAGCGCGTGCTTCCGCGGGGACATGGATCACGCCCGGCGCGCGGCCACCGAGTACAAGGACATCTTCGAGCCGGGCCACTTCTTCCTCGAGGTGCAGTCCAACGGCATCCCCGAGCAGGACAAGGCCAACGAGAACCTCAAGCAGCTCAGCCGGGATCTCGACATCCCGCTGTGCGCCACCGCGGACGCGCACTACATCAAGCGCGAGGACGCGCGTGCGCACGAGCTGCTCATGTGCATCGCCAGCGGCAAGACGTTGTCGGATGGCAAGCGTCTGCGGCACTCCACGGACAAGCTCTACGTCACGAGCCCCCAGGAGATGCTGGAGTTCTTCAGGGACACCCCCGAGGCCGTTCACAACACCCAGGTCATCGCCGATCAGTGCAACCTGGAGCTCAAGCTGGGCAAGCCCATGCTGCCCACCTTCAAGGTGCCCGACAGCCACACCCCGGACAGCTTCATGGCGGAGCTGGCCTTCGAGGGCCTCCACGAGCGCTTCAAGGAACTGCACCACGCCGGGGCCAAGTTCGACCCGGAGATGTACCGGGCGCGCCTCAACCTGGAGCTGAACGTCATCCAGAAGATGGGGTTCAGCGGCTACTTCCTCATCGTCCAGGACTTCATCAACTGGGCCAAGAAGGCCAACATCCCCGTGGGGCCGGGCCGTGGCTCGGGCGCGGGCTCCCTGGTCGCGTACGCGCTGCGCATCACCGACCTGGATCCGCTGCCCTACAACCTGCTTTTCGAGCGCTTCCTCAACCCCGAGCGCGTGTCGATGCCGGACTTCGATATCGACTTCTGCCAGGACCGGCGCGACGAGGTCATCAAGTACGTCTCGCAGAAGTACGGGGAGATGAACGTCGGGCAGATCATCACCTTCGGCAGCTTGAAGGCCAAGAGCGTGCTGCGCGACGTGTGCCGTGTGTTCGGCCTGCCCTTCAGCGAAGGCGACCGCATCGCCAAGCTCGTGCCCGAAGTGCTCGGCATCACCCTGAAGGAGGCCATCGAGCAGGAGGCCCGCCTCAAGGAGATGATGGAGAAGCCCTCGAACGTCGGCGAGGTGGAGGGCAAGCCGGTCACCACCAAGGACGTGCTGGAGATCGCCCTGGCGCTGGAGGGGCTGCACCGCCAGCCCGGCATGCACGCCGCCGGCGTCGTCATCGCGGACAAGCCGCTGTGGGAGTTCGTCCCCGTCTACCAGCCTCCCGGTGAGAAGACGCTCATCACCCAGTTCGCCAAGGACGAGGTGGAGGCGGCGGGCCTGGTGAAGTTCGACTTCCTTGGCCTCAAGACGCTCACCGTCATCCAGAACGCGCTGGATCTCATCAACCGCAACCCGCCCAACGGGAAGAAGCTTGAGCGGCAGGACATTCCCCTGCATGACGAGCTCATGTGGAAGCTCATGGCCGATGGCGACACGGCCGGCGTCTTCCAGATGGAGTCGAGCGGCTTCACCGAAATGGTGATGAAGCTCAAGCCGTCCTGCTTCGAAGACGTCATCGCCGCGGGCGCGCTCTACCGGCCGGGTCCGCTGGACTCCGGCATGGTGGATGTCTTCATCAACCGCAAGCACGGCCGCGAGCCGGTGACGTATCCGCACCCCGCCCTGGAGCCGGTGCTCAAGGACACCTACGGCGTCATCGTGTACCAAGAGCAGGTGATGCAGATCTCCCAGGTGCTGGGAGGCTACACCCTGGGCCGCGCGGACCTGCTCCGCCGCGCGATGGGCAAGAAGAAGGCCGAGGTGATGCAGGCCGAGCGCGCCGGCTTCCTGGAGGGCTGCAAGAAGAACAACGTCGACCTGAAGGTGGCCGGCGAAATCTTCGACCTGATGGAGAAGTTCGCCGAGTACGGCTTCAACAAGAGCCACTCGGCCGCCTACGGCCTCATCACCATCCACACGGCGTGGCTGAAGGCGCACTTTCCGGTGGAGTTCATGGCCGCCCTTCTCACCAGCGAGAAGGACAACACCGACAAGGTGGTGCGGCACATCGGCGAGGCGCGCGAGGCGGGGCACCAGGTGCTGCCGCCGGACGTGAACCAGTCGGACATGGCCTTTGGCGCGGTGGATGGGAAGATCCGCTTCGGGCTGGGCGCCATCAACGGCGTGGGCGAGGGCGCCATCGAATCCATCGTGGAGGCGCGCAAGGACGGCTTCTTCAAGGGGTTGTTCGACTTCTGCGAGCGCGTGGACAGCCGTCGCGTCAACAAGAAGGTGCTGGAGGCGCTGGTCAAGGCCGGCGCCTTCGACTTCGAGAAGCGTCCCCGGCGCCAGCTCTTCGAGACCATCGAGCGGGCCATGAACCGGGGCTCCGCCAGTCAGAAGGACAAGGCCGCCGGGCAGAGCTCGTTGTTCGGGATGCTGGCGGGACCGGCCGCGGGCGGCGGCGGGGGCATGAAGGACGACTACGCGCAGGTCGAGGAGTGGCCCGAGAAGGAGCGGCTCGCCTTCGAGAAGGACGCCATCGGCTTCTACGTGTCCGGTCACCCGCTGCACCAGTACGACAAGGAGCTGAAGCGCTACGCCCGGCCCGTCACCTCGGTGCAGCGGGCGCGGCGCGACGAGAAAATCACCGTGGGCGGCATCGTCGCGGCGCTGCGTGAGCGGCCGACGAAGACGGGCAAGCGCATGGCGTGGGTGACGCTGGAGGACCTGTCGGGCTCCATCGAGCTGGTGTGCTTCCCGGGCAAGGAGGGAGGCCGCTCGATGATGGGCAAGGACGGCAAGTGGACCAAGGGCGGGCCCAAGCCGGGGTACGAGAACTGGGAGACGTTGCTCAAGGGGGATGACCCCATCCTGGTCTCGGGCACGGTGCAGATCAGCCAGCGCGACGAGGAGTCGCCCACGGCGGAGCTCATCGTCGAGGACATCCAGAGCCTCAAGGTGGTGCGCGAGAAGCGCACGAAGCGGCTGGAGCTGCGCGTGCCCGCGGACCTGCTCACCGAGGAGCGGCTGTCCAAGCTGACGCAGCTTGGGAAGCAGTACGCCGGGGCCACGCCCGTGGCGGTGAGCGTGCTGTTCCCCGGCGAGGCGGAGGCCCTCATCGGCGGCACGGCCCTCAAGGTTCAGGTGAGCGACGAGCTGTTGCTGGCCGTGGACAAGCTCTTCGGAATGAGGGTGGTGGAGTTGGGGTAG
- a CDS encoding sulfatase family protein, with the protein MMSRLRPSFARALVLGCRAGLLVFLALYTLCALFNMKLGYQGNESASLQDRVWNEFRGVVLGQVGRLILAYAGVGLVLGAWMGAGLWALRVSRRAVFWGSALACLAVEIPWVLADMAHHPHLYAATLYGRAAWTKALLLAMSGSSPTVWRLAALLPAVWVPLALFVSGGFRPPRWAWGLAALATALALGFASGQFQGKTPALASPRPNLLILAADGLRPDHFSGNGYARPTTPHMDRLMHEGTQFRETVVQVPRTGPSWATILTSQWAGEHPIRHTLVGHEAREARLTTLATVLGSAGWQTAVVSDYAGDIFSRFPFGFQRVEAPAFNFPDLIRQRMLITHVALLPWTALVPSLFPERGQFPELTDPAPLRRAAQRAIEGFTPEAPFALLVFGSSTHFPYAAPFPHEGHFIAKGYRGPWRFGASPQMEAPPDAPPPTPEDIAALAANYDAALVTFDAFVGDMLAELERRGLMDSTLVVLLADHGESLAENGRGIGHGDHLWGSETLRVPFVLRFPGRVAAGHTVMSRARSIDVAPTLLDVLGVPVPETFRGRSLAPFIVPDASKEELPELPALIETDLWFSDRDGQPYQQVRLPYPWVYDLAAVEPPQGDIVLKPEWEAPVEAAKHRGLYLGRWKLLELPTPRGMKVELYDVVTDPSEQQDVSAQHPEVVAPLRELLARERPRGLETR; encoded by the coding sequence ATGATGTCCCGACTTCGCCCCTCCTTCGCTCGCGCACTCGTGCTCGGCTGCCGGGCCGGCCTGCTGGTCTTCCTCGCCCTTTACACCCTGTGTGCCCTGTTCAACATGAAGCTGGGATACCAGGGAAACGAGAGCGCCTCCCTGCAGGACCGCGTCTGGAACGAGTTCCGGGGGGTGGTGCTGGGCCAGGTGGGCCGTCTGATCCTGGCGTACGCCGGGGTGGGCCTTGTTTTGGGGGCGTGGATGGGCGCGGGACTGTGGGCGCTGCGGGTGAGCCGCCGGGCCGTGTTCTGGGGCAGCGCGCTGGCGTGCCTGGCGGTCGAGATACCCTGGGTCTTGGCGGACATGGCGCACCATCCCCACCTCTACGCCGCCACCCTGTATGGGCGTGCGGCGTGGACGAAGGCCCTGCTGCTGGCGATGAGCGGCTCATCCCCCACCGTGTGGCGGTTGGCGGCACTTCTGCCCGCCGTGTGGGTGCCCCTGGCCCTCTTCGTCAGTGGAGGCTTCCGCCCGCCCCGGTGGGCGTGGGGACTGGCCGCACTCGCCACGGCGCTGGCGCTCGGGTTCGCCAGCGGACAGTTCCAGGGCAAGACCCCAGCCCTGGCGAGCCCCCGTCCCAACCTCCTCATCCTCGCCGCCGATGGATTGCGGCCAGACCACTTCAGCGGCAATGGGTACGCCCGGCCCACGACGCCCCATATGGACCGGCTGATGCACGAGGGCACCCAGTTCCGGGAGACGGTGGTCCAAGTGCCCCGGACAGGCCCCTCGTGGGCCACGATCCTCACCTCCCAGTGGGCCGGAGAGCACCCCATCCGTCACACGCTGGTGGGCCACGAAGCGCGGGAGGCCCGGCTCACCACGCTGGCGACGGTCCTGGGGAGCGCGGGCTGGCAGACGGCGGTGGTCTCCGATTATGCGGGGGACATCTTCTCCCGCTTTCCGTTCGGCTTTCAGCGCGTGGAGGCCCCTGCCTTCAACTTTCCGGACCTGATCCGCCAGAGGATGCTCATCACCCATGTGGCGCTGCTGCCCTGGACGGCGCTCGTGCCCAGCCTCTTTCCCGAGCGGGGACAGTTCCCCGAGCTGACCGACCCCGCCCCCCTGCGCCGGGCGGCCCAACGCGCTATCGAGGGCTTCACCCCAGAAGCCCCCTTCGCGCTGCTCGTCTTTGGCTCCTCGACGCATTTTCCGTACGCCGCGCCCTTTCCCCACGAGGGTCACTTCATCGCGAAGGGCTACCGGGGCCCGTGGCGGTTCGGCGCCTCGCCGCAGATGGAGGCGCCCCCGGATGCCCCGCCGCCCACGCCCGAGGACATCGCCGCCCTCGCCGCCAACTACGACGCGGCCCTGGTGACCTTCGATGCATTCGTGGGGGACATGCTGGCGGAGCTGGAGCGACGGGGGCTGATGGACTCCACCCTGGTGGTGCTGCTGGCGGACCACGGAGAGTCCCTGGCCGAGAACGGACGCGGCATCGGCCATGGCGACCACCTGTGGGGGAGCGAAACGCTCCGGGTCCCTTTCGTGCTGCGCTTTCCAGGCCGCGTGGCGGCGGGGCACACCGTGATGTCCCGGGCCCGCTCCATCGACGTGGCCCCCACGCTGCTGGACGTGTTGGGCGTGCCCGTGCCGGAGACGTTCCGGGGCCGGTCGCTCGCGCCATTCATCGTCCCGGATGCGTCGAAGGAAGAGCTGCCCGAACTCCCGGCCCTCATCGAGACGGACCTCTGGTTCTCCGACCGCGACGGCCAGCCCTACCAGCAGGTGCGGCTCCCCTACCCCTGGGTCTATGACCTCGCGGCCGTGGAACCGCCTCAGGGGGACATCGTCCTGAAACCGGAATGGGAAGCGCCCGTGGAGGCCGCCAAGCACCGCGGGCTCTACCTCGGACGCTGGAAGCTGCTCGAGCTGCCCACGCCCCGGGGGATGAAGGTGGAACTTTATGACGTCGTGACCGATCCCTCCGAACAGCAAGACGTCTCCGCCCAGCACCCAGAGGTGGTGGCCCCGCTGCGGGAGCTGCTCGCGCGGGAGCGCCCCAGGGGCCTGGAGACCCGCTGA
- a CDS encoding Spy/CpxP family protein refolding chaperone, whose translation MKKIAIAASAILAVVLLSGFRGGGWGRDPERIKQIITWKLDDKLDDIDASDAQKQSIHALKDRLFEDGQQLAGDHKAARLEVLTQLESDRPDAQKLHALVDARIDAVRAFAHKVTDTALEVHRLLTPKQRQELASEFRERAGN comes from the coding sequence ATGAAGAAGATCGCCATTGCGGCCTCCGCCATCCTCGCCGTCGTGCTGCTCAGCGGCTTCCGCGGGGGAGGCTGGGGCCGGGACCCCGAGCGCATCAAGCAGATCATCACCTGGAAGCTCGACGACAAGCTCGATGACATCGACGCCTCGGACGCCCAGAAGCAATCCATCCATGCCCTGAAGGACCGGCTGTTCGAGGACGGCCAGCAACTGGCGGGAGACCACAAGGCGGCCCGCCTGGAGGTGCTCACCCAGCTCGAGTCGGACAGGCCGGATGCCCAGAAGCTCCATGCCCTGGTGGATGCCCGCATCGACGCGGTCCGCGCCTTTGCCCACAAGGTGACAGACACCGCCCTGGAGGTGCACCGCCTCCTCACGCCGAAGCAGCGCCAGGAGCTGGCCAGCGAGTTCCGCGAGCGTGCAGGCAACTAG
- a CDS encoding LysE family translocator, with product MLCCPENPRGGTPLEYQTLLVFSAAALALVVTPGPDMLLVLSRSVCQGTAAGIMSVLGFCVGTYCHALAAGLGLSSFLLAVPWAYNALRFAGAMYLLWLAWQAFRSKGASLALQKLEPASLGKVFQQALFTNILNPKVILFFIALFPQFVVPAKGAVLPQVVVLATILNAIGATFNSGVAVAAGRAGQWLSSHPRFARFQQQLLAGVFSLLALRLIVD from the coding sequence GTGCTATGCTGTCCAGAGAATCCGAGAGGGGGCACGCCTTTGGAGTATCAGACGCTGTTGGTATTTAGCGCCGCCGCCTTGGCGTTGGTGGTGACCCCGGGCCCTGACATGCTGCTGGTGCTCTCCCGCTCCGTTTGTCAGGGGACGGCTGCCGGCATCATGTCCGTGCTGGGCTTCTGCGTGGGCACCTATTGCCATGCCCTTGCGGCGGGGCTGGGGCTTTCCAGTTTTCTGCTCGCTGTCCCATGGGCATACAATGCCTTGCGTTTCGCGGGCGCGATGTATCTGCTCTGGTTGGCGTGGCAGGCATTCCGAAGCAAGGGGGCCTCCCTGGCGCTCCAGAAATTGGAGCCTGCATCCCTGGGAAAGGTCTTTCAGCAAGCGCTTTTCACCAACATCCTCAATCCCAAGGTCATCCTCTTCTTCATCGCGTTGTTCCCCCAGTTCGTTGTCCCAGCCAAGGGGGCAGTCCTGCCGCAAGTCGTTGTCCTGGCGACGATCCTCAATGCGATCGGCGCTACTTTTAACAGCGGCGTCGCGGTGGCCGCAGGGCGCGCGGGGCAGTGGCTGTCCAGTCACCCGCGGTTTGCTCGTTTCCAGCAGCAGTTATTGGCCGGGGTGTTCAGCTTGTTGGCACTGCGGTTGATCGTGGACTGA
- a CDS encoding Rieske 2Fe-2S domain-containing protein, whose amino-acid sequence MPVVVRFEPAHVNFLIAGDERYFLFRSDAQGLLLLKDACPHRGGPLHLGAWETHPAAKLRCPWHGNAIPLRPLERAACPMVLREGQATAVLPSGETAPVFMQRRPILAACGAALAGAATSSTAMKGGGP is encoded by the coding sequence ATGCCTGTAGTGGTGCGGTTTGAACCAGCACATGTGAACTTCCTGATCGCAGGGGATGAACGGTACTTCCTCTTTCGTTCCGACGCGCAAGGACTCCTGCTTCTGAAGGACGCGTGTCCTCACCGTGGAGGCCCTCTGCACCTCGGCGCATGGGAGACTCATCCTGCCGCCAAGCTCCGGTGTCCTTGGCACGGTAACGCCATTCCACTTCGTCCCCTCGAGCGGGCAGCGTGTCCGATGGTGCTCAGAGAAGGACAGGCCACGGCGGTCCTCCCCTCCGGAGAGACAGCCCCGGTTTTCATGCAGCGCCGCCCGATCCTCGCGGCTTGCGGTGCGGCATTGGCCGGGGCTGCGACGTCCTCCACGGCAATGAAGGGAGGAGGGCCGTGA